CCTCGCCGCCGCGCTCGTCATGACCCTGGCAGCCCCCACCGCCGCCCTCGCCCAGCCGTCCGGCGCCGCGAAGAAGCCCTCCGGCGAGACGTCGTTCAGCTCCTCGTTCGAAGCGGACGAAAAGCAGCCGGACTGGCGCAACACCGTCGAAGAAGGCACTGACGGCAAGAAGAGGGCGTCGGGTGTCGACGGTGGCTTCTCCGCCGGAATACCGGGCAATGTCACCGATCAGGTCACGGATCTGCGCGCCAGCGGCGAGAACAGCTCCGGTGGTGAGGTCAAGGAGAACCTGACCGACGGGGAGTCCGGCACCAAGTGGCTGGCCTTCGCCCCCACGGGCTGGGTCGAGTTCGACCTCGCCGCGCCCACCAAGGTCGTGACCTACGCCCTCACCTCGGCCAACGACCACGACGAGCGCGACCCCAAGGACTGGACCCTGAAGGGTTCCACCGACGGCAGGACCTGGACGGATCTGGACACCCGGACCGGCCAGACGTTCTCCAAGCGCTTCCAGACCACGTCGTACGACTTCAGCACGGACACCGCCTACCAGCACTTCCGGCTGGAGATCACGAAGAACAACGGCGCGTCCGACGCACTCCAGCTCGCCGACGTCCAGTTCTCGAACGGGGACACCTCCACCCCCGCCCCCGACGACATGCGCACCCAGGCCGACCGCGGGCCCTCCGGCTCCCCCACCGCCAAGCAGGGTGCCGGGTTCACCGGGAGGAAGGCCCTGCGCTACGCGGGTACGCACAAGCCGGACGGCCGCGCCTACTCGTACAACAAGGTCTTCGACGTCGACACGGCGGTCACGAAGGACACGCAGCTGTCCTACCTGGTCTACCCGCAGATGGGCGAGACGGACCTCAGCTACCCCGCGACGCACGTGGCGGTGGACCTGGCGTTCACCGACGGCACCTACCTGAGCGAGCTGAAGGCGACCGACAGCCACGGCGGGCTGCTCACCCCGCAGGGCCAGGCGGACGCCAAGCGGCTGTACGTGAACCAGTGGAACAAGGTGGCCTCGCGCATCGGCACGGTGGCCGCGGGCAAGACCGTCGACCGGATCCTGGTGGCCTACGACGCCCCCAAGGGCCCGTCGAAGTTCCAGGGCTGGATCGACGACATCTCGATCGCGCCGAAGGCCCCGGAGAAGCGCAAGGCGCACCTCTCGGACTACGCGTCCACGGTGCGCGGCACGAACTCCAGCGGCGGCTTCTCGCGCGGCAACAACTTCCCCGCGACCGCGGTCCCGCACGGCTTCAACTTCTGGACACCGGTCACCAACGCCGGCTCCACGAGCTGGATCTACGACTACGCGCGCGGCAACAACGACGACAACCTGCCCACGCTCCAGGCGTTCGCCGCCAGCCATGAGCCGAGCCCCTGGATGGGCGACCGCCAGACGTTCCAGGTGATGCCGTCGGCGGCCTCGGGCACGCCCGACGCCTCCCGCACGGCCCGCGCGCTGCCCTTCCGGCACGAGAACGAGACCGCTACCCCGCACTACTACGGGGTGACGTTCGAGAACGGTCTCAAGGCCGAGATGACGCCCACCGACCACGCGGCGCGGATGCAGTTCACCTTCCCCGGTGACGACGCGAGCCTGGTCTTCGACAACGTCTCCAACGACGGCGGGCTCACCCTCGACGCGAAGACCGGCAGCTTCACCGGCTACTCCGACGTGAAGAGCGGCGGCTCCACCGGGGCGACCCGCCTCTTCGTATACGGAACCTTCGACGCGCCGGTCACGGACAGCGGCAAGCTGAAGGGCGGCGGCGGGGACGACGTCACCGGGTTCTTCCGCTTCGACGCCGGCAAGGACCGCAAGGTCGGTCTGCGTCTGGCCACTTCGCTGATCAGCGTCGACCAGGCGAAGAAGAACCTCGCCATGGAGCTGCCGGCGAAGACCTCGTTCGACAAGGTCAGGAAGAACGCGCAGAAGGCCTGGGACAAGATCCTCGGCAAGATCGAGGTCGAGGGTGCGAACGCCGACCAGCTGACCACGCTCTACTCCAGCCTCTACCGTCTCTACCTCTACCCGAACTCGGGCTTCGAGCAGGTCGACGGCAAGAGCACCTACGCGAGTCCGTTCTCGCCGCGGACGGGCACGGACACCCCGACCCACACCGGCGCGAAGATCGTCAAGGGTGAGGTCTACGTCAACAACGGTTTCTGGGACACCTACCGCACGACCTGGCCGGCGTACTCCTTCTTCTCCCCGAAGCAGGCCGGGAAGATGGTCGACGGTTTCGTCCAGCAGTACAAGGACGGCGGCTGGATCTCCCGCTGGTCCTCCCCGGGATACTCCGACCTGATGACCGGCACCAGCTCCGACGTGGCCTTCGCGGACGCGTACGTCAAGGGTGTCGACTTCGACGCGGAGGCGGCGTACGACGCGGCGGTCAAGAACGCCACGGTGACCCCGCCGTCCTCGGGTGTCGGCCGCAAGGGCATGGACACCTCGGTGTTCACCGGGTACGCCAACACCTCGACGCACGAGGGCCTGTCCTGGTCGCTGGAGGGCTACCTCAACGACTACGGCATCGCGCAGATGGGCCAGGCCCTCTACGAGAAGACGAAGAAGCAGCGCTACAAGGAGGAGTCGGAGTACTTCCTCAACCGTGCGCAGAACTACGTCAAGCTCTTCGACGAGAAGGCGGGCTT
The DNA window shown above is from Streptomyces sp. Alt3 and carries:
- a CDS encoding GH92 family glycosyl hydrolase → MQPLRGPQHGSRQRHSQSAAVLAAALVMTLAAPTAALAQPSGAAKKPSGETSFSSSFEADEKQPDWRNTVEEGTDGKKRASGVDGGFSAGIPGNVTDQVTDLRASGENSSGGEVKENLTDGESGTKWLAFAPTGWVEFDLAAPTKVVTYALTSANDHDERDPKDWTLKGSTDGRTWTDLDTRTGQTFSKRFQTTSYDFSTDTAYQHFRLEITKNNGASDALQLADVQFSNGDTSTPAPDDMRTQADRGPSGSPTAKQGAGFTGRKALRYAGTHKPDGRAYSYNKVFDVDTAVTKDTQLSYLVYPQMGETDLSYPATHVAVDLAFTDGTYLSELKATDSHGGLLTPQGQADAKRLYVNQWNKVASRIGTVAAGKTVDRILVAYDAPKGPSKFQGWIDDISIAPKAPEKRKAHLSDYASTVRGTNSSGGFSRGNNFPATAVPHGFNFWTPVTNAGSTSWIYDYARGNNDDNLPTLQAFAASHEPSPWMGDRQTFQVMPSAASGTPDASRTARALPFRHENETATPHYYGVTFENGLKAEMTPTDHAARMQFTFPGDDASLVFDNVSNDGGLTLDAKTGSFTGYSDVKSGGSTGATRLFVYGTFDAPVTDSGKLKGGGGDDVTGFFRFDAGKDRKVGLRLATSLISVDQAKKNLAMELPAKTSFDKVRKNAQKAWDKILGKIEVEGANADQLTTLYSSLYRLYLYPNSGFEQVDGKSTYASPFSPRTGTDTPTHTGAKIVKGEVYVNNGFWDTYRTTWPAYSFFSPKQAGKMVDGFVQQYKDGGWISRWSSPGYSDLMTGTSSDVAFADAYVKGVDFDAEAAYDAAVKNATVTPPSSGVGRKGMDTSVFTGYANTSTHEGLSWSLEGYLNDYGIAQMGQALYEKTKKQRYKEESEYFLNRAQNYVKLFDEKAGFFQGKKANGDWRLPSDQYDPRVWGYDYTETNGWGYAFTAPQDSRGLANLYGGRDGLAKKLDTYFSTPETAGPEFVGSYGGVIHEMTEARDVRMGQYGHSNQVAHHATYMYDAASQPWKTQEKVREVLGRLYTGSEIGQGYHGDEDNGEQSAWYLFSSLGFYPLVMGSGEYAIGSPLFTKTTVHLENGRDLVVKAPKNSSRNIYVQGLKVNGKKWNSTSLPHDLLAKGGVLEFDMGAEPSSWGTGKDAAPVSIAKDDKVPAPKGDVLKGDGALFDNTSATSAQVESVELPAAAGTKAVQYTLTSATAAKAPTGWVLQGSSDGTSWKDLDKRSGQTFAWDKQTRVFSVQAPKAYAKYRLVSTAAATLAEIELIS